The nucleotide sequence AATACCACACTCGGTTTCATTTTCAGACCACCACCATTCCGATCTCTGTCTGAAGTCTTTTCAGCTATGTGGTACATTGGTAGCATTAGTAATTATAGATGGAGATGAATGAGAATCAACGATGTCTGTAGGTTGTAAACTATTGGTAAGGGAATCTTCTTCATTTGAATCGCTGTCTATTGAAGAGCACAGCGATTCTTCAGAGTCACTCTCCATCAACATCTATATTATCTCTTCGGAGGTGAGGAGCTATTTTCATTCCTTCACAATAAGTAAATTCACTGTGCAAACACAAGCGAATAATAGGCGACTGAAGTCTGAACCAAGAATAGAATCTCGCAGAAAGGCGCGAAACTACAGTCGACAGAAACCACAGTAGCGTCATCTGTTTTGCGTAAACCCACGGCCGCCTGTGGTAAAGCAAATTACTCGTTCAAGTGCTGTGACGGTCCGCCAAAAGCGCTTACATCGACTTCAAAAGTAGTCGTGTTCCGCATATTGAAACACTATCTGTTGCAGTTACAGTAAGCGGTAAGGTATGGCGAGAGTCCGCCAGTAGCGCTGCAAACAAACAGACGTCTTATTCAAGCACAGCTAAACAATTGGCGAACAAACGTCTCAGAACTTCTACAGCAGTCGGCAGCACCTAGGACACGGCAGTGCTGAACTACTGTGGTAGTCAGCCGCACCCGGTGCACGGCGCGCTTGGACTGCTGTAGCAGTCAGCCGCAGTCAAAGGTTTAATGTTGCTCGCCAAGTAGGCCACACTGTGGCCCCTCGAAACATTCATCCCGAGAGACCTTGATGTGACGCTAAAGTAAAGTGATGAGTCGGTGACGTTCCGTTGACGCCGTGTGTAATGCCACTATTTGAACTACAGAGGAGAAACTTTTCATGTGACGAGGCGTACGAGGAAGTTCCGTGCGAATCTATCTTTAAAGCAGAACAACCGTCAAAATGACGGGTGCGCCCGTTTTGTAGTGAAAGTGAATGGAAGATTTCGTATTGAGCTCACTGGTCTCTGTTGCTGATCATCTCTGCCTGGACGAATTGTGTACATACTGAATCATTGTTACCAAGTGTTAAATTTAGTTCATAGAAGTTTAAAGTGGCGGAATTAATATGGAAATAGAACCGCACACGAAGACAAATGTGATGATAAAGTAAATATATTTTTGTCATGCATTTAAAATTTAATCGGTGGAATCTTGAAAATCCACGTAACGATGTAGGAAGTTGTGTAATCTGCATCTTTCATATTTGGCAAACGAAGGCTTACTCTTTCGTTGACGAACAGGTCGAAGATTGAACTTTGGAGCTAAAGATTGTCTATGTGATATTGTTTTGGAGCCAAAGATCGCGTATACCCTAGTGGTTAAAGTGTTTTGGATTAGATTTTAATGACGTTACGTGTGGAGTACCGAGTTGTAATGTTTATGATGTCGCTCTCAAGGTTAGGTTTGAGATTGTCAGCGAAATACTATCATCGTGCGAAAGCGCACGATCTTAAATGTGTATCAGCTGTTAAATGTCCGAAATTGCTTTCATTGGTGGTACGTCATATGAGCGAGGTGTCacgtaaatgttggaaatgtggtAGTGAACAAGCACAGATATTTTGCCACTCTTGTAACACCATCCAACAACCGGACGATAAATCTAATTATTTTGAAGTGATAGGAGTCACACCTAGTTACGATTTAGACACCGTCGAATTGACAACAAAGTACCGACAGTTACAAAACGTCCTACATCCAGATAGATTTGCCAACAGGACAAAGGTGAGATGTGAATCGTGGACCATTTTATGTATAGGTTTCGGAACTTTGGCAGAGTGTAATGACTCGCTAATTTGTAATTACAGATTTGGAGTTACTCCATCTGAGCATGACCATTTCAGGAGGAGCGTATGTTGTCAGAAGACTATTCTTCACTGGTGAATAAAGCATACTCAACTCTGCAACAACCTTTGTCTCGCGGTTTGTACATGCTCCAACTACAGGGGTCAGAAATCAGTGAATCAACACAGCATTCAGATCCAGAATTTCTTATGGAAATAATGGAGTTAAACGAAAGTGTTGAAATGGCATCATCCGCAGCTGAGTTGAACGTCATAGaggagcaaaataaggaaacaTTGCAACAACTTTCAAGGTCAGTTGTACATAATGAGATGTGTTCTTTCCATTATATAGCAAATTAGATACTGGTAGTGCATATTGTCGTTAACTCAAACAGTTAATACTCAAAAAGACGAGAAAGGTGAGACAATACAATGATTTAAGGTAAGAGTTTTGTTGTATGC is from Schistocerca cancellata isolate TAMUIC-IGC-003103 chromosome 6, iqSchCanc2.1, whole genome shotgun sequence and encodes:
- the LOC126191549 gene encoding iron-sulfur cluster co-chaperone protein HscB, coding for MTLRVEYRVVMFMMSLSRLGLRLSAKYYHRAKAHDLKCVSAVKCPKLLSLVVRHMSEVSRKCWKCGSEQAQIFCHSCNTIQQPDDKSNYFEVIGVTPSYDLDTVELTTKYRQLQNVLHPDRFANRTKEERMLSEDYSSLVNKAYSTLQQPLSRGLYMLQLQGSEISESTQHSDPEFLMEIMELNESVEMASSAAELNVIEEQNKETLQQLSRDLSSSFAEGDMEKAKRILVRMKYYSTAESKIKEKRQEFGYE